The sequence below is a genomic window from Salvelinus fontinalis isolate EN_2023a chromosome 19, ASM2944872v1, whole genome shotgun sequence.
AAACACTGGCTACTTGGTTTAACTAGCAATAATATAGCAGCCAAACAAACATTATATGGCTGGTCCAAGGGATAGAGCTAATTAGAACTGCACGTCGGGATGGgcaggagtgtgtgtgcgtgtgcgtgagcgtgtgtgtgtgtgtgcgtgcgtgcgtgcgtgcttgcatGGAGGGCATAGCTTAAGTGGAGGGTGAGTCAAATCTAAATGGGCCTCTGTGCTAGCCAGCAACCTGCCCTGTATCCCGCTGTCACCCTTGCTCTATTTCACTCCCCTCACTGGCTGTGTTAGGTAGCTATAAACTGTACTGGGGACAGGGAGTGGGGGAagaatgcacacacgcacgcacagtgGTTGACtccatgctgagagagagagagagagagagagagagaccacctacGTGTGCTGCAGAGGTGGCGTCTGGTATGTGACTCTCCCTCGTCTCCAGGAGTGTGGCAGGCTGGGCTCTCCTTAAGCTGTGTTCAGATCTGCCTGTCTGACTAATAATGCACCATTATCACAGCTTCACATTCTTTATTCTGATAATCTAGCTCCACTACTTTATACCTCACACCCGAgaaggctaatctacagtacttaTTGGTTAGGCTGTAGTAGTatgtgttttttatatttttgctgTGTTTTGTATGTTCATAGACTATTTATAATTTATTTATTGTTCAAGGTTTCAGATCTGAGCTGTGCTTTGTTTCTCTGGAGGTTGATTTGCCTGTGTGTTTCGGTCAGGGATGGCAGCGGCGTTGCCCAGGACCCTGGGGGAGCTCCAGCTCTACAGGATCCTCCAGAGGGCCAACCTGCTGTCCTACTACGAGGCCTTCATCCAGCAGGGCGGCGACGACGTGCAGCAGCTGTGTGAGGCGGCCGAGGAGGAATTTCTGGAGATCATGGCCCTGGTGGGCATGGCCAGCAAGCCCCTGCATGTACGGAGGCTCCAGAAGGCCCTGCGAGACTGGGTCACCAACCCGGCCGTGTTCAACCAGCCCctggcctctctccctgtctgcagCATCCCTGTCTACAAGCTAGAAGCTAACGGTAATGCTAACGCTAGCACCCACGTCAAAGTGCCCAAACTTCAGGCGTCGGCCTGTGTGGGGGAGCCCAGGAGAGGCGAGGCGTCGGCGTCAGTGGTGGGTAGCGAGGGGGGAGGGGGTTCGGCCTCAGGGTCTCCACTGCAGAGGGGCAGCGAGCCCCGCTTCTGGGCCTCCTTGTCCTCCCACGGCGGAGGAGGGGGACCGGAGAGCGAGCGCAGCCTGTCCCCAGCAGAGTTGACCCTGGGTTTGGCTTCCCCCTCGTCCCCCCGCGGCGAAGAGGTACTAGATGCCGCAGCGTTGAGGTCGGTGGTGGAGTGTGTGGAGCGGCTGGCCCAGGCGCTGCCCCGGAGCGACCCGGCCGACGTGAAGGAGGGGCTGAGGGGCAACAAGAAGCTGGCCAAGATGATCTGCCACATCCTGGACATGGACGAGGATGACCCGAGGAGGGCGGAGGAGATACGCAAGTACAGCGCCATCTACGGACGCTTCGACTCCAAGAGGAAGGACGGCAAGCACCTTACGCTGCACGAGGTAGAGGggaaagagggtgtgtgtgtgtttatggctaTCGCTGTGCAAGGAGTAGAACATTTTCAGATGTTTGTTCGTTGCTGCTCTGCTTAAGATACGTTTGACCACATGCTTTCACGCTATTGAGAAAACCTGCTTTATAACTGCATAGAACAGTATCCCTATACCtccactctcttcttctctccctcttctctacctcttctccttcttccgtctctctctctccctctcgctctctctgtgtctagctGACAGTGAACGAGGCAGCAGCTCAGTTGTGTATGAAGGAGGTGTCCCTGCTGACCAGGAGAGATGAGCTGTTTGGTCTGGCTAGACAGGTCTCCCGGGAGGTCACCTACAAATACACCTACAGGACCAGCAAGTGAGAAcagctaccacacacacacacacatcttgagGATGAATGGTAATACTTTAATGTGACTGGGTGAATGCCTT
It includes:
- the LOC129816163 gene encoding NGFI-A-binding protein 1-like, which encodes MSGAKSSAGMAAALPRTLGELQLYRILQRANLLSYYEAFIQQGGDDVQQLCEAAEEEFLEIMALVGMASKPLHVRRLQKALRDWVTNPAVFNQPLASLPVCSIPVYKLEANGNANASTHVKVPKLQASACVGEPRRGEASASVVGSEGGGGSASGSPLQRGSEPRFWASLSSHGGGGGPESERSLSPAELTLGLASPSSPRGEEVLDAAALRSVVECVERLAQALPRSDPADVKEGLRGNKKLAKMICHILDMDEDDPRRAEEIRKYSAIYGRFDSKRKDGKHLTLHELTVNEAAAQLCMKEVSLLTRRDELFGLARQVSREVTYKYTYRTSKSRCGDRDEISPKRIKTEEGFFDLQEALQAIHMRQETLREQLATAKSKGEETTGRNIQLQLEHLLARQMEILHEAKAQDRLQTLEWRVPMGGFKFRHSTDPEHRHHTNGGSTDNTSLQPGERPLNLRVAGQRSDGDIPLGKQLANELKRHHSNGEGKTPATSHHGNVEGKTLATENGNGADFSQGALNLSDKKTIKSEPEDSR